The following are encoded in a window of Chryseobacterium sp. genomic DNA:
- a CDS encoding acyl-CoA thioesterase → MIHSTNTLRVRYADTDPMKYVYYGNYAEYLEVARVELFRGIGMSYDEIEKRGIWLPVSEFKIKYLQPARYDQILTIHTYVKKIPGVRIEFEYEIFGEEGERISEASTTLFFLDSARNKIVKCPDFLMQLILNHWKDEQNTD, encoded by the coding sequence ATGATACACTCAACTAACACATTACGAGTACGTTACGCTGATACTGACCCTATGAAATATGTGTACTACGGCAACTATGCCGAATACCTGGAAGTGGCCCGCGTGGAACTTTTCCGAGGTATCGGAATGTCGTACGATGAGATTGAAAAGCGGGGAATCTGGCTGCCTGTTTCTGAGTTCAAAATTAAATATCTGCAACCTGCAAGATATGACCAAATTCTGACCATCCACACTTACGTGAAAAAAATTCCGGGAGTCAGAATCGAATTTGAATATGAGATTTTTGGCGAGGAGGGTGAACGGATTTCTGAAGCCAGCACAACTCTTTTTTTTCTGGATTCGGCAAGAAATAAAATTGTAAAATGTCCCGATTTTCTGATGCAGCTAATTCTAAATCACTGGAAAGACGAACAAAATACCGATTAA
- the mscL gene encoding large conductance mechanosensitive channel protein MscL, producing the protein MGFIQEFKEFAFKGNVMDLAVGVIIGAAFGKIVTSLVEDVITPLILNPTLEAVNAENIAQLSWNGVKYGSFLSAGISFLCIAMVLFWLIKAANKVTRPTPAAAPGPTKEEQLLTEIRDLLKEKSTNQ; encoded by the coding sequence ATGGGCTTTATACAGGAATTTAAAGAATTTGCATTCAAAGGAAATGTGATGGATTTGGCAGTGGGTGTAATCATAGGCGCTGCGTTTGGAAAAATCGTAACCTCTTTGGTGGAAGATGTCATCACACCACTTATACTGAATCCAACCCTGGAAGCGGTAAATGCGGAAAACATCGCACAGCTCTCATGGAATGGTGTAAAATACGGCAGTTTCCTGTCGGCAGGCATCAGCTTTCTGTGTATCGCAATGGTGTTGTTCTGGCTCATTAAGGCAGCCAACAAGGTAACACGCCCAACGCCGGCCGCGGCGCCAGGACCAACGAAGGAAGAACAGCTGCTCACCGAAATCAGGGATTTACTGAAGGAAAAAAGCACCAACCAGTAA
- the lysM gene encoding peptidoglycan-binding protein LysM: MGLGSFLKNVGEKIFGGGEKPEEQALKVKNHVAKYGFDISALTFTVADDKVTIQGEAKNWDEKGKIYVAAGNVEGIDGVNDRMTVKAAPVAAQTPAPAAAAVQPKFHTVQSGDTLSKIAKEVYGDANAYNKIFEANKPMLSDPNKIYPGQVLVVPQ; encoded by the coding sequence ATGGGTTTAGGATCATTTTTAAAAAACGTAGGTGAGAAAATTTTTGGCGGTGGCGAAAAGCCGGAAGAACAGGCATTGAAGGTGAAGAATCATGTGGCCAAATATGGTTTCGATATTTCGGCACTTACTTTTACGGTGGCCGATGATAAGGTGACCATCCAGGGTGAGGCAAAGAACTGGGACGAGAAAGGAAAAATTTATGTAGCGGCCGGAAATGTGGAAGGTATTGACGGTGTAAATGACCGGATGACGGTTAAGGCTGCACCTGTTGCAGCTCAGACGCCGGCACCTGCCGCAGCAGCTGTTCAGCCGAAATTTCATACTGTCCAGAGTGGCGACACATTATCAAAAATTGCAAAGGAAGTTTATGGTGATGCGAATGCCTATAACAAAATTTTTGAAGCCAATAAGCCAATGCTTTCAGATCCCAATAAAATTTATCCGGGTCAGGTTCTGGTAGTTCCACAGTAG
- the gcvT gene encoding glycine cleavage system aminomethyltransferase GcvT — protein sequence MTKRTALFDKHVSLGAKMVPFAGFDMPVQYSGVTEEHFAVREKVGIFDVSHMGQIFVEGPTAKDLLQYVTTNNLDTLETGKAQYTCLPNGNGGIVDDLIIYKMADEKYFVVVNASNIEKDWNHLVKHNGRFGAKLTNASDDMSLIAVQGPKAAETLQKLTDTNLADLPYYHFTEGTVAGVQDVIISNTGYTGSGGFEIYFRNGDAVKIWESLTEAGEEFGLIPCGLASRDTLRLEKGFCLYGNDIDDTTSPLEAGLGWITKFDKDFVDKERLAKQKEEGITKKLVGFEMQERAIPRHDYPVVDAEGNVIGRVTSGTMSPMKSTGIGLAYVDKPHYKTGTDIYIQIRNKNIPAKVVKTPFV from the coding sequence ATGACTAAAAGAACTGCGCTGTTTGACAAGCATGTGTCACTAGGAGCGAAAATGGTACCTTTTGCAGGATTTGATATGCCTGTACAATATTCCGGTGTTACGGAAGAACATTTTGCAGTGCGCGAAAAGGTTGGGATTTTCGATGTGTCCCATATGGGTCAGATTTTCGTTGAGGGACCGACAGCTAAAGATTTGTTACAATATGTAACTACCAATAATTTAGATACACTGGAAACGGGTAAAGCGCAATACACCTGCCTGCCGAACGGCAATGGAGGGATTGTGGACGATCTGATCATCTACAAAATGGCAGATGAGAAATATTTCGTTGTGGTGAACGCTTCCAATATTGAAAAGGACTGGAATCATCTTGTAAAGCATAACGGGCGTTTCGGTGCAAAACTGACCAACGCATCAGACGATATGTCGCTTATCGCCGTGCAGGGTCCTAAGGCTGCTGAAACACTTCAAAAACTTACCGATACCAACCTTGCAGATCTGCCTTACTACCATTTTACCGAGGGAACAGTTGCAGGAGTGCAGGACGTAATCATTTCCAACACGGGATATACCGGAAGCGGAGGTTTTGAGATCTACTTCAGAAACGGTGATGCGGTGAAGATCTGGGAGTCTTTAACAGAGGCTGGTGAAGAGTTTGGTCTTATTCCCTGCGGACTGGCGTCCAGAGATACTTTACGCCTTGAAAAAGGATTCTGCTTATACGGTAACGATATTGATGACACTACATCACCTTTGGAAGCGGGGCTTGGCTGGATTACCAAATTCGACAAGGATTTTGTGGATAAGGAGCGGCTTGCAAAACAGAAAGAAGAAGGAATTACCAAAAAACTTGTTGGTTTCGAGATGCAGGAAAGAGCCATCCCAAGACATGACTATCCCGTAGTAGATGCGGAAGGCAATGTGATTGGCCGGGTGACCTCCGGAACCATGAGCCCAATGAAATCAACAGGAATTGGCCTGGCCTATGTGGACAAACCACATTACAAGACAGGAACGGATATCTATATACAGATCAGGAACAAGAATATACCTGCTAAAGTTGTGAAGACACCTTTCGTTTAG
- the idi gene encoding isopentenyl-diphosphate Delta-isomerase, whose protein sequence is MEEHVVLVSEKDEVLGTMEKMKAHENGILHRAFSVFLFNDKGEMLLQRRASGKYHSPDQWTNAVCSHPRLEESYLEGAQRRMREELGIQTTLAEKFHFIYKADVGQNLWEHELDYVFTGTYNGEIHPNKDEVSATRFITMEKLDMEMQANPNQFTEWFKIILEEYKHHL, encoded by the coding sequence ATGGAAGAACATGTTGTGCTGGTTTCTGAAAAGGATGAGGTTTTGGGAACCATGGAAAAGATGAAAGCTCATGAAAACGGTATTCTGCACCGTGCTTTCTCGGTTTTCCTCTTTAATGATAAAGGTGAAATGTTGCTGCAGCGCAGGGCTTCAGGAAAATACCATTCGCCTGACCAGTGGACCAATGCGGTGTGTTCCCACCCCCGACTGGAGGAATCATATCTGGAAGGCGCACAGCGACGGATGAGGGAAGAATTGGGAATACAAACCACTCTTGCAGAAAAGTTTCATTTTATTTATAAGGCCGATGTTGGTCAGAATCTTTGGGAACATGAGCTTGATTATGTTTTCACAGGTACTTACAATGGAGAAATTCATCCAAATAAAGATGAGGTGAGCGCAACACGATTTATTACAATGGAAAAGCTCGATATGGAAATGCAGGCCAATCCGAACCAGTTTACGGAATGGTTCAAAATAATCCTGGAAGAATACAAACACCATCTGTAA
- a CDS encoding Hsp20/alpha crystallin family protein, translating to MSNLIRRNSFFDDFITRDLFDFNRQRFSPSENTLPSVNVLEQKDAFEIHVAAPGIKKENFMIDLERNVLTVSSETREEHSEKDESGSFTRREFNYSSFSRSFTLPDNVAPENIEAAYEDGILKITVPKKDVTMENIKSIEIK from the coding sequence ATGTCTAATCTTATCAGAAGAAACAGCTTTTTTGATGATTTCATTACCAGAGATCTTTTCGATTTCAACAGACAAAGATTTTCACCTTCCGAGAACACATTACCTTCGGTAAACGTGCTGGAACAGAAGGATGCATTTGAAATACACGTTGCGGCGCCGGGAATTAAGAAAGAGAATTTCATGATTGACCTGGAGCGAAATGTATTGACGGTAAGCAGCGAAACACGTGAAGAACATTCGGAAAAGGATGAAAGCGGTTCCTTTACCAGAAGGGAGTTCAATTACAGTTCTTTCAGCCGATCTTTCACCTTGCCGGATAATGTGGCTCCCGAGAATATTGAAGCAGCGTATGAAGACGGTATCCTGAAGATTACCGTTCCGAAAAAGGATGTTACGATGGAGAATATTAAATCCATTGAGATTAAATAG
- the yidD gene encoding membrane protein insertion efficiency factor YidD: MKLNFNKITTFPLLLLIRFYQWFISPLLPKNCRYEPTCSQYMAEALQVHGVFKGLWLGAKRIARCHPWGGEGYDPVPPKK; the protein is encoded by the coding sequence TTGAAGTTGAACTTTAACAAAATCACTACCTTCCCTTTACTCCTGCTGATCCGTTTTTATCAGTGGTTTATATCACCATTACTGCCCAAAAACTGCCGCTACGAGCCTACATGCTCACAGTACATGGCTGAAGCACTGCAGGTACACGGAGTTTTCAAAGGCCTTTGGCTGGGCGCAAAAAGGATTGCAAGATGTCACCCGTGGGGAGGCGAAGGTTATGATCCCGTGCCACCAAAAAAATAA
- a CDS encoding acyl-CoA thioesterase, giving the protein MVNTPISFQFISEPSDVNYGGNVHGGSVMKWIDQAGYACATTWSGNYSVTVYVGGIRFYEPIKIGEIVKVEAQVIYTGTSSMHISINVFSRNLKQPDFDKKTHCIIVFVAVDENGKKLPVTKWVPETEKEKQNEAYAIRLMDLRQQIEDEMKPFL; this is encoded by the coding sequence ATGGTAAACACTCCTATCAGTTTTCAGTTCATATCCGAGCCCAGTGACGTTAACTACGGCGGCAACGTGCACGGCGGCAGCGTAATGAAGTGGATAGACCAGGCCGGCTATGCCTGCGCAACCACCTGGAGCGGAAATTATTCGGTAACTGTGTATGTAGGCGGTATAAGGTTTTATGAACCAATCAAGATTGGTGAGATTGTAAAGGTGGAAGCCCAGGTCATTTACACAGGAACTTCAAGCATGCATATTTCCATCAACGTATTTTCCAGGAATCTTAAGCAACCGGATTTCGACAAGAAAACGCACTGCATCATCGTGTTTGTGGCTGTGGATGAAAACGGAAAGAAGCTACCGGTGACCAAATGGGTTCCCGAAACCGAAAAGGAAAAGCAGAATGAGGCCTACGCCATACGGTTGATGGATTTGAGGCAGCAGATTGAGGATGAGATGAAGCCGTTTCTTTAG
- the lgt gene encoding prolipoprotein diacylglyceryl transferase, whose translation MLTLLYTTWDPSTGIHLGPITLHYYSLMFVIAFGLGYYLMTKMYRIDNVNLKYVEPVFTWTLVGTILGARIGHVVFYQPELFRQDFWSVFLPIQTVPEFKFTGFSGLASHGATIAVILTTLYYSYKIIKKNPLWVFDRIAIVVAIGGAFVRIGNFFNSEIIGKPAPENSPFAVLFPQQSTEYGAIVPRYPTQLFEATGYVLLFILLWVLYRYTNRKYQQGWLFGLFFILLWAIRFFVEFLKEPQGDEFIQFAGLNTGQVLSIPFMIAGAVIMWYSQKNRITQAENEKPD comes from the coding sequence ATGCTTACACTTTTATACACAACCTGGGACCCATCTACAGGAATTCATTTGGGACCGATAACCCTGCACTATTACAGCCTGATGTTTGTGATTGCCTTCGGCCTGGGCTATTACCTGATGACTAAGATGTATAGGATTGATAATGTAAACCTGAAATATGTGGAACCAGTATTCACCTGGACTTTGGTAGGTACCATCCTGGGTGCAAGAATCGGGCATGTTGTTTTTTATCAGCCTGAGCTTTTCAGGCAGGATTTCTGGTCGGTATTCCTTCCGATTCAGACTGTTCCGGAATTTAAATTCACCGGTTTCTCTGGTCTTGCCAGTCATGGTGCAACCATTGCCGTAATTCTTACTACCTTGTATTATTCTTACAAAATTATTAAGAAGAACCCGCTTTGGGTTTTCGATAGGATTGCAATTGTAGTTGCCATCGGGGGAGCTTTTGTGAGGATAGGGAATTTCTTCAATTCTGAAATCATCGGCAAGCCGGCACCGGAAAACTCACCTTTTGCAGTGCTGTTTCCGCAGCAAAGTACGGAGTATGGCGCAATTGTACCCAGATATCCTACCCAACTGTTTGAAGCTACCGGTTATGTGCTGCTTTTCATCCTCCTTTGGGTACTCTACCGTTATACCAACCGCAAATACCAGCAAGGATGGTTATTCGGACTGTTCTTTATACTGCTTTGGGCCATCAGGTTCTTCGTAGAATTCCTGAAAGAACCTCAGGGCGACGAATTCATCCAGTTTGCGGGATTAAATACAGGACAGGTACTGTCTATCCCATTTATGATTGCCGGAGCAGTGATTATGTGGTACTCGCAAAAGAACAGGATCACACAGGCCGAAAATGAAAAGCCTGATTAA
- a CDS encoding NAD(P)-dependent oxidoreductase — MKILANDGLDQSGIDILESKGFQVITEKIPQDFLSEYINANSIRTLIVRSATEVRRELIDRCPTLEIIGRGGVGMDNIDVDYARQKGIHVINTPAASSESVAELVFAHLFSGCRYLQDSNRQMPVSGHTHFSQLKKSYEKGIELRGKTIGIIGMGRIGQEVARIALGLGMRVIAADSNVGRASIKVKFYNSQFINVDIETEPLDGVLRHADFITLHVPGQAGGFVIGDKEFGIMKKGAAVINCSRGGVVDEEALLRALDSERIRFAGLDVFADEPTPSQAVLSHPAISLTPHTGASTLEAQDRIGLSLAQQICSILQVP, encoded by the coding sequence ATGAAAATATTAGCTAATGACGGACTGGATCAGTCCGGGATTGATATTTTGGAATCCAAAGGTTTCCAGGTAATCACAGAAAAGATCCCACAGGATTTCTTATCAGAATACATCAACGCAAACAGCATCCGCACCTTAATTGTACGCAGCGCTACGGAGGTGCGGCGTGAACTTATTGACCGCTGTCCTACGCTGGAGATCATTGGGCGGGGAGGTGTAGGCATGGACAATATAGATGTGGATTATGCGAGGCAAAAAGGGATTCATGTCATCAATACACCTGCTGCTTCTTCCGAATCGGTTGCGGAACTGGTTTTTGCCCATCTCTTTTCGGGATGCCGCTATCTTCAGGACTCCAACCGGCAGATGCCTGTAAGTGGACATACGCACTTTTCTCAACTTAAGAAATCCTATGAAAAAGGCATTGAGCTTCGCGGAAAGACCATCGGCATTATTGGTATGGGCCGGATTGGTCAGGAAGTAGCCCGTATTGCACTTGGCCTGGGAATGCGCGTTATAGCTGCCGACAGTAATGTGGGCAGAGCCAGCATCAAAGTCAAATTTTACAACAGCCAGTTTATCAATGTGGATATTGAAACCGAGCCACTGGATGGAGTCCTGCGCCACGCAGACTTTATTACCTTGCATGTTCCGGGTCAGGCAGGCGGTTTTGTGATTGGTGATAAGGAATTCGGCATAATGAAGAAGGGTGCGGCAGTAATCAACTGTTCGCGCGGAGGTGTGGTAGATGAGGAAGCTTTGCTTCGGGCACTTGATTCCGAGAGGATCAGGTTTGCGGGCCTGGATGTATTCGCAGATGAGCCTACTCCGTCACAGGCTGTACTCAGTCATCCGGCCATATCATTAACGCCTCATACGGGAGCATCCACGCTGGAAGCACAGGACAGAATTGGTCTGTCCCTGGCCCAGCAGATTTGCAGTATACTTCAGGTTCCCTAA
- a CDS encoding NAD(P)H-hydrate dehydratase yields the protein MKIFSANQIRKWDRFTIENQKISSLQLMERAAKSCTAWIINRFGSSVEYCVLCGPGNNGGDGLAVARLLNAEGTAVTVFADLQSSFKTEDARSNLKALQQESAVTISDLNKFPNVWLDGSVIFIDALFGAGFSGNLGGVYRSAVLKLNALDNMKVSVDLPSGLGADEYSGPDSVVVSADYTLTFQSQKKTFLHTETGTFCGKVVVLDIGLSKDFYEAETSEQFTVDEQLIRRSFHRRSSFSNKGDFGKSLIVAGSYGKTGAAVLAVRGALRTGSGITVSAGPSCGYNILQTACPEAMFEAFGTTHLTAFKAGEDTVVGVGPGLGRHPETAAALRDFLHRWRKPLALDADALNILAENPEFLRLLPAQSIITPHPREFERLFGKTSDSFNRTSLAKQMAAELNICIVLKDHHTQVITSSGEVYYNTSGNAGMAKGGSGDVLLGMITALLAQKYSPEQAAVLGVWIHGKAGDLAAEKKSQEAMLATDLLDEIGNVFLALASEV from the coding sequence ATGAAAATTTTCTCGGCAAACCAGATCAGGAAGTGGGACCGTTTTACCATTGAGAATCAAAAGATATCATCACTTCAGCTAATGGAGCGTGCTGCGAAGTCCTGTACTGCCTGGATCATCAACCGTTTTGGAAGCAGTGTGGAATACTGCGTACTCTGCGGACCCGGAAATAACGGAGGCGATGGTCTTGCTGTCGCACGTTTACTTAACGCTGAAGGTACTGCAGTCACTGTATTTGCAGATTTGCAAAGCTCATTTAAAACCGAAGATGCCAGGTCTAACTTAAAAGCGCTGCAACAGGAATCTGCTGTAACTATAAGTGATCTGAACAAATTCCCGAATGTCTGGCTGGATGGGAGTGTAATCTTTATCGATGCACTTTTTGGTGCCGGTTTCAGTGGAAATCTTGGAGGCGTTTATAGGAGCGCTGTCCTTAAATTAAATGCGCTCGACAACATGAAGGTATCAGTTGATCTGCCATCCGGTCTGGGTGCCGACGAATATTCCGGTCCTGATTCTGTGGTTGTCAGCGCAGATTATACACTCACTTTTCAATCGCAGAAAAAGACTTTTCTACACACTGAGACCGGAACTTTTTGCGGTAAGGTTGTCGTACTGGATATAGGTCTGTCCAAAGATTTTTATGAGGCCGAAACCTCTGAGCAATTTACGGTGGATGAGCAATTAATACGTAGATCCTTCCATCGAAGAAGTTCCTTTTCAAATAAGGGCGATTTTGGAAAAAGCCTGATCGTTGCCGGAAGTTACGGTAAGACCGGTGCTGCGGTGCTCGCGGTACGGGGTGCGTTAAGGACTGGGAGCGGCATTACGGTATCGGCCGGACCTTCCTGCGGATATAACATTCTGCAGACTGCATGTCCTGAAGCAATGTTTGAAGCCTTTGGCACCACTCATCTCACAGCTTTTAAAGCCGGTGAAGACACCGTGGTTGGTGTGGGTCCCGGTCTGGGCAGACATCCGGAAACTGCAGCGGCACTGCGTGACTTTTTACATAGATGGCGTAAGCCGCTGGCATTGGATGCAGATGCCCTCAATATTCTGGCTGAAAATCCGGAATTTCTCCGATTGCTTCCCGCCCAAAGCATCATTACCCCGCATCCCCGGGAATTTGAACGTCTGTTCGGCAAGACTTCCGACTCTTTCAATCGTACCTCTTTAGCCAAACAAATGGCGGCAGAACTGAATATCTGCATTGTATTAAAAGACCATCATACGCAGGTCATCACATCCAGCGGAGAGGTGTATTATAACACTTCCGGTAACGCCGGTATGGCCAAGGGTGGTAGTGGAGATGTTCTTTTGGGAATGATTACAGCACTTTTGGCTCAGAAATACAGCCCGGAACAGGCAGCTGTACTGGGCGTGTGGATTCATGGAAAAGCCGGAGATCTGGCAGCCGAAAAAAAGTCGCAGGAAGCCATGCTGGCTACTGATCTGCTTGATGAAATCGGCAATGTTTTTCTGGCTTTGGCAAGTGAGGTGTGA
- a CDS encoding arsenate reductase family protein, giving the protein MKKVFYLKTCDTCLKILKKFNLKDWELREIKINPITEEEVEQMHKLAGSYEAFFSKKSNQIKLRELDPKKLTEEDYKELILDHYTFLKRPVFMTDTEIFIGNDKKNLEALRSYFAD; this is encoded by the coding sequence ATGAAAAAAGTTTTTTACCTTAAAACCTGCGATACCTGCCTGAAAATCCTGAAAAAATTTAATTTGAAAGATTGGGAACTTCGCGAGATTAAGATAAATCCAATTACAGAAGAAGAGGTGGAGCAGATGCATAAGCTTGCCGGCTCTTATGAAGCTTTTTTCAGCAAAAAATCCAATCAGATCAAACTTCGTGAACTTGACCCCAAGAAGCTTACTGAAGAAGATTATAAAGAACTCATACTGGATCACTACACTTTTCTTAAGCGTCCCGTTTTCATGACGGACACCGAGATTTTCATAGGCAACGACAAGAAAAACCTTGAGGCCTTAAGGTCTTATTTTGCCGATTAA
- a CDS encoding replication-associated recombination protein A produces the protein MNANAPLAEKMRPQNLDQVLGQEHLTGRNGAIRKMLRNDTLNSLIFWGPPGTGKTTLAEIISLQSGRKFFKLSAVSSGVKDVREVIDEAKKQNLFSGKSPILFIDEIHRFNKSQQDSLLHAVEKGWIVLIGATTENPSFEVVSALLSRSQVYVLKSLTYEKLEELAETALHNYNVEHGTHFSISANEAFIKYSGGDARKLINSVENVLNSFLNSGKSDISNDDVLEVLQETMALYDKNGEQHYDIISAFIKSMRGSDPNATVYWLARMLVGGEDVKFIARRMLILAAEDIGLANPNALVIANNCFQAVNVIGNPEARIILSETAVYLAVSPKSNSTYTAINEAMAFVKKTGDLPVPLHLRNAPTKLMKEMDYGRDYDYAHSHPGNFVDLEFLPAEISGTQFYKPGNNSTENKIESELQRKWKGKY, from the coding sequence ATGAATGCAAATGCACCGCTGGCCGAAAAAATGCGCCCCCAGAATCTGGATCAGGTGCTGGGTCAGGAGCATCTTACAGGCCGGAACGGCGCCATCCGCAAAATGCTCAGGAATGACACACTGAATTCACTGATTTTTTGGGGTCCTCCGGGCACCGGCAAGACAACGCTGGCTGAAATAATTTCCCTTCAGTCGGGGCGGAAATTCTTTAAACTTTCGGCAGTATCCAGCGGAGTGAAAGATGTCCGTGAAGTTATTGATGAGGCGAAGAAGCAGAATCTTTTTTCAGGTAAGTCACCAATTCTCTTTATTGACGAGATTCACCGATTCAACAAATCCCAGCAGGACTCACTTCTGCATGCGGTAGAAAAAGGCTGGATCGTTCTTATAGGTGCTACTACGGAGAATCCCAGTTTTGAAGTTGTTTCAGCATTACTTTCCAGGTCACAGGTCTACGTATTAAAATCACTGACCTACGAAAAGCTTGAGGAGTTGGCAGAAACCGCGCTTCATAATTATAATGTGGAACACGGTACGCATTTCAGTATTTCGGCAAACGAAGCATTCATAAAATATTCCGGTGGTGATGCCCGTAAACTCATCAATTCGGTTGAAAATGTGCTGAACAGTTTCCTGAACAGCGGCAAGTCTGATATATCCAATGATGATGTACTGGAAGTTCTGCAGGAAACCATGGCGCTGTATGATAAAAATGGTGAGCAGCATTATGATATTATATCGGCCTTTATTAAATCCATGCGCGGTTCGGATCCCAATGCAACCGTTTATTGGCTGGCAAGAATGCTGGTAGGTGGCGAAGATGTAAAATTCATTGCGCGCAGAATGCTTATTCTGGCAGCCGAAGATATCGGACTGGCAAATCCCAATGCCCTCGTGATCGCTAACAACTGTTTTCAGGCGGTGAATGTGATTGGCAATCCCGAAGCGAGGATTATCCTCAGTGAAACCGCCGTATATCTGGCAGTTTCACCCAAGAGTAATTCTACCTATACTGCAATCAATGAAGCCATGGCTTTTGTGAAGAAAACCGGTGACCTGCCCGTTCCTCTGCATTTGCGCAATGCGCCCACTAAGCTGATGAAGGAAATGGATTATGGCAGGGATTATGACTATGCGCATTCACATCCCGGTAATTTTGTGGACCTTGAATTTTTGCCGGCGGAAATTTCAGGCACACAGTTCTATAAACCGGGAAATAATTCCACTGAAAATAAAATTGAGTCCGAACTCCAAAGGAAATGGAAAGGGAAGTATTGA